A region of the Exiguobacterium aurantiacum DSM 6208 genome:
TGACCGAGATGGCGCAAATGGACACGGATCTGATGCGTCCGTCCCGTCTCGAGCTGAATCGTCAAGGCGGACACGTCCCCGTACGAGACAGTTTGCCGGACGTGCGTCACAGCGTGTTGCCCGTCCTCGGTGACGACCCGTTCCATGATGGAATGCTCGGCTCGACCGATCGGCGCGTCAATCGTTTGCGGCTCGACGACGCCTTCGACGAGCGCGACGTACGTCCGCGTCAATCCACCGCTTTTCTGAAGCTCACTGAAGCGGTGATGGACGTACGCGTATTTCGCGAACAAGACGACGCCGGACGTATCACGGTCGAGCCGGTTGATCACATGGATGGCCGACGACAACCCGATTCTTTCGTAATATCCGAGCACGGCGTTCGCGAGCGTGTCGGTCGGATGGAGGCGGGATGGAATCGTCGCGATGCCGGGCGGTTTGTCGACGGCGAGCAAGTAGTCGTCTTCATACAGCACGTTGAGCGGACGGCTTGAGCGGACCATCGCCGCGGCGGGGCGTTCAATTGGAAAATGGACTGTCACCGCATCGCCCGGTAATACGTCATAGCGGACGGTACGCGGTTCCCCATTGACGAGGATGAGGCCGCCATGCTTCACTTGGGTCAACATTTTT
Encoded here:
- a CDS encoding RluA family pseudouridine synthase yields the protein MYGFTLHRVAETNVPLRDFLMTDCGISRKMLTQVKHGGLILVNGEPRTVRYDVLPGDAVTVHFPIERPAAAMVRSSRPLNVLYEDDYLLAVDKPPGIATIPSRLHPTDTLANAVLGYYERIGLSSAIHVINRLDRDTSGVVLFAKYAYVHHRFSELQKSGGLTRTYVALVEGVVEPQTIDAPIGRAEHSIMERVVTEDGQHAVTHVRQTVSYGDVSALTIQLETGRTHQIRVHLRHLGHPLIGDTMYGGDTRLPRHALHSLDATFRHPLTDERVTVTAPIPDDFQQLLT